The following proteins are co-located in the Candidatus Methanogranum gryphiswaldense genome:
- a CDS encoding O-acetylhomoserine aminocarboxypropyltransferase/cysteine synthase — protein sequence MSLFKHKEETAKAETTEDRNDVPKGPNNKNGYRFETLQVHVGQEHPDPATDARAVPIYLTTSYVFKDSKQAADRFALKEFGNIYGRLTNTTQGILEQRVAALEGGSAALAVATGAAGITYALTALVTSGQHIVAANNLYGGTYNLLEHTFPRNYGISTTWVEPDAKSIEKAIKDNTRAIIVETFGNPNSSVTDIDAIAKVAHKHNIVLVVDNTFATPYLFRPLEHGADIVVESATKFIGGHGTVLGGIIIEGGNFDWKASGKYPQFTTPDASYHGLVFADALGPITFVTWIRAVLLRDTGSSISPVTAFVLLQGLETLSLRVDRHVENSLKIVEYLSKNPKVASVSHPALSNHPSHELYTKYFPNGAGSIFTFEIKGGEKEAKKFTESLQFFSLLANVADVKSLVIHPASTTHSQLNAEELKSQHIYPSTVRLSVGIENVNDLINDLEQAFGKI from the coding sequence ATGTCATTATTCAAACACAAAGAAGAAACAGCAAAAGCAGAGACGACTGAGGATAGGAATGACGTTCCTAAAGGGCCTAACAACAAGAATGGCTACAGGTTCGAGACACTTCAAGTACACGTAGGACAGGAGCATCCAGATCCAGCGACTGATGCAAGGGCGGTGCCCATCTATCTTACAACTTCCTACGTCTTCAAAGATAGTAAGCAGGCCGCGGACAGATTTGCGCTCAAAGAGTTCGGAAACATCTATGGGCGTCTCACGAATACGACCCAGGGCATACTCGAGCAGAGGGTCGCTGCACTCGAAGGAGGGTCTGCAGCTTTAGCAGTGGCAACCGGTGCAGCCGGCATAACATATGCGCTAACAGCACTTGTGACCTCTGGACAGCATATTGTTGCTGCTAACAATCTTTATGGTGGAACATACAACCTCTTGGAGCATACATTCCCCAGGAATTACGGCATCTCTACCACATGGGTCGAACCTGACGCTAAGAGCATCGAGAAAGCAATAAAAGATAACACAAGAGCCATAATCGTGGAGACGTTTGGAAACCCCAACTCGAGTGTCACGGACATCGATGCGATCGCAAAGGTAGCACATAAGCACAACATCGTCCTAGTGGTCGACAACACATTCGCAACACCATATCTGTTCAGACCGCTGGAACACGGTGCAGACATTGTAGTGGAGTCCGCGACCAAATTCATAGGAGGTCACGGAACTGTACTCGGTGGAATAATAATCGAGGGTGGGAACTTCGATTGGAAGGCCAGCGGCAAATATCCTCAGTTCACGACACCTGATGCAAGCTATCACGGTCTCGTGTTCGCGGATGCACTCGGGCCTATAACGTTCGTAACATGGATAAGAGCGGTACTATTGCGTGATACTGGTTCCTCAATTTCGCCTGTGACCGCGTTCGTACTGTTGCAGGGACTCGAGACACTGTCACTTCGCGTGGACAGGCATGTGGAGAATTCACTCAAGATCGTGGAGTACCTGAGTAAGAATCCCAAGGTAGCAAGTGTGAGTCATCCTGCATTGAGCAATCATCCCTCGCATGAGCTCTATACAAAATACTTCCCCAACGGCGCGGGATCCATATTCACGTTCGAGATCAAGGGCGGAGAGAAAGAGGCAAAGAAGTTCACAGAATCTCTTCAGTTCTTCTCATTGCTTGCAAATGTGGCAGATGTTAAATCATTGGTGATCCACCCGGCCTCTACGACACATTCACAGCTGAATGCGGAGGAGCTGAAATCGCAGCACATATATCCAAGCACAGTGAGACTCTCTGTAGGTATTGAAAATGTCAACGATCTGATCAATGATCTGGAGCAGGCCTTCGGAAAGATCTGA
- a CDS encoding sel1 repeat family protein, with the protein MNTAGDIAVLLQKANTGDPYAQTKIGMAYMNGDGIPKDTSRAIRWFTEAAETHNLTEAKEKLGEIYESQKKYELAEKWYSKAADEKNAEAMYRLGLLIYRGTLGFRSGKEGIELLETAAKRGHKEAKEYLDTYINDPKNKRFSKTADYKARAELGDVGAQFALGNIYENGIEVRKDNLEAATWYKMAAANGHSRAQYRLGMMYSEGRGVPQDKEEAVEYFELAAAQGNTDAKNILSQSSHK; encoded by the coding sequence ATGAACACTGCTGGAGACATTGCCGTACTCTTACAAAAGGCCAATACGGGAGACCCCTATGCCCAAACAAAAATTGGAATGGCCTACATGAATGGGGACGGTATACCAAAGGATACGTCCAGAGCGATCAGATGGTTCACAGAGGCAGCCGAGACTCACAATCTTACAGAAGCAAAGGAGAAACTCGGAGAGATATATGAGAGCCAGAAAAAATACGAACTTGCAGAAAAATGGTATTCTAAAGCAGCCGATGAAAAGAATGCAGAGGCGATGTATAGACTAGGACTTCTGATATACAGGGGAACATTAGGATTCAGATCTGGAAAGGAAGGCATAGAGTTATTGGAAACAGCAGCAAAAAGAGGCCACAAAGAAGCCAAAGAATATCTGGATACATACATCAATGATCCAAAGAACAAGCGTTTTTCAAAAACAGCAGATTATAAAGCAAGAGCTGAGTTGGGAGATGTTGGCGCACAATTCGCTTTAGGCAACATATATGAGAACGGTATTGAGGTCCGTAAGGACAATCTTGAGGCCGCAACGTGGTATAAAATGGCCGCTGCGAACGGACACTCACGCGCACAATACAGGTTAGGTATGATGTACTCAGAAGGACGCGGGGTACCACAGGATAAAGAAGAGGCCGTGGAATACTTCGAACTCGCTGCAGCCCAAGGAAACACAGATGCTAAGAATATCCTATCACAATCAAGTCACAAATGA
- a CDS encoding phenylacetate--CoA ligase: MKMNDYQLETIVRNLSTIRERSPFYREKFKNIDLTKIRSQEDFETLPFSDKNDLRDAYPLGLQSVPDKEVVRIHSSSGTTGTPVIIPYTQRDVEDWAIQFERCYRMAGVTEMDRVHITPGYGLWTAGIGFQLGAERLGAMTIPMGPGNTDKQLKMMVDLQSTVLCATSSYALLLSEEIEKRGIKDQIKLKKGVIGSERWGDKMRNRIADELGVELYDIYGLTEVYGPGIGISCSYKNGIHMWDDYIYFEIIDPKTGEVLPDGEVGELVITTLRKEGAPLIRYRTHDLTRIIPGDCPCGSRFPRIDIITGRTDDMIKVKGVNLFPAQFEELLTKFPDASSEYQVMIDHMEGKDILTLFFETKVDIDKRPALEKDIAKEFKDMVNVTISPKAVGLGDLPRSEKKTPRIFDNRY, translated from the coding sequence ATGAAGATGAATGATTATCAGTTGGAAACGATCGTCCGTAATCTTTCCACAATAAGAGAGAGAAGTCCCTTTTACAGGGAGAAGTTCAAGAACATCGATTTGACAAAGATAAGATCGCAAGAAGATTTCGAGACGCTTCCTTTTTCAGATAAGAACGATCTTCGTGATGCATATCCTCTCGGATTGCAGTCTGTACCAGACAAGGAAGTCGTAAGGATACATTCATCATCAGGTACGACTGGAACTCCGGTGATAATACCATACACACAGAGGGATGTGGAAGATTGGGCCATTCAATTCGAGCGTTGCTATCGCATGGCCGGTGTCACGGAAATGGACAGGGTCCACATCACACCGGGATATGGATTATGGACAGCAGGCATAGGTTTTCAACTTGGTGCAGAGAGGCTCGGTGCGATGACCATTCCGATGGGTCCAGGTAATACGGATAAACAATTGAAGATGATGGTAGATCTCCAGAGCACAGTACTTTGTGCGACCTCGTCATATGCCCTTCTCCTTTCTGAAGAGATAGAGAAACGTGGCATAAAGGATCAGATCAAACTAAAGAAAGGGGTCATAGGATCCGAACGCTGGGGAGATAAGATGAGGAATAGGATCGCTGATGAGCTGGGAGTAGAGCTGTATGACATCTACGGACTCACCGAGGTGTACGGTCCTGGCATAGGCATCAGTTGCAGTTACAAGAACGGCATTCACATGTGGGATGATTACATCTATTTCGAGATAATAGACCCTAAGACCGGCGAGGTGCTTCCAGATGGCGAAGTGGGAGAACTTGTCATAACAACTCTCAGAAAAGAGGGTGCCCCACTAATAAGGTACAGGACACACGATCTCACAAGGATAATACCTGGGGATTGTCCCTGCGGTTCCAGATTCCCAAGGATAGACATAATCACGGGTCGTACCGATGATATGATCAAAGTCAAAGGGGTCAATCTTTTCCCCGCACAATTTGAAGAGTTATTGACCAAGTTCCCCGATGCGAGCAGTGAATATCAGGTAATGATCGATCATATGGAGGGCAAGGACATACTCACTTTATTCTTTGAGACAAAGGTCGATATCGATAAGAGACCGGCTTTGGAAAAGGATATTGCGAAGGAATTCAAGGATATGGTCAATGTGACGATCAGTCCGAAGGCGGTGGGTTTGGGTGACCTTCCAAGAAGTGAGAAGAAGACCCCTCGCATATTCGATAACAGGTATTGA
- a CDS encoding replication factor C small subunit has translation MNEIWTEKYRPKTLNEVVGQKHVTERLKAYVASKNMSHLLFTGPAGTGKTTCSLAMAKEMFGDEWKGNFIELNASDERGIDVVRGKIKEFARTAPLGSAEFKIIFMDEADALTSDAQAALRRTMEKYSKICRFILSCNYSSRIIDPIQSRCAVFRFTPLSREDVLEYLSMIIKKENVKINDDALEGLIHVARGDMRRAINSLQVAASMGNTITLDTIYQTTGMANPEEVKKMLETALAGNFIHAREMLDNIMIIYGLSGQDIIRQIHSTFFELSITDSEKVRLMDKTGEVEFRIIEGSNERIQLEALLAYLVMIGGSKR, from the coding sequence ATTAACGAGATTTGGACAGAAAAATACAGACCCAAGACTCTTAACGAGGTCGTGGGACAAAAGCATGTGACAGAGAGACTCAAAGCATATGTCGCATCCAAGAACATGTCCCATCTACTGTTCACAGGCCCTGCAGGCACGGGAAAGACCACATGTTCGCTTGCAATGGCAAAGGAAATGTTTGGGGATGAGTGGAAGGGCAACTTCATCGAACTCAATGCATCGGACGAAAGAGGCATTGACGTCGTCAGAGGAAAGATCAAAGAGTTCGCCAGGACCGCCCCCCTTGGAAGCGCTGAGTTTAAAATAATATTCATGGACGAGGCAGACGCACTTACATCTGACGCTCAAGCAGCACTAAGAAGAACAATGGAGAAATACTCCAAGATCTGCCGTTTCATACTTTCATGCAACTACTCTTCCAGGATCATCGACCCCATACAATCTAGATGCGCTGTATTCAGATTCACCCCACTCTCGAGAGAGGATGTATTGGAATATCTGAGCATGATAATCAAGAAAGAGAACGTCAAGATCAATGATGATGCCTTGGAAGGACTCATACATGTTGCCAGAGGAGATATGAGACGGGCCATCAACTCATTACAGGTGGCAGCCTCTATGGGCAACACCATAACCTTGGATACGATCTACCAGACCACTGGAATGGCCAATCCGGAAGAGGTCAAGAAAATGCTTGAAACAGCACTCGCAGGAAATTTCATTCATGCCAGGGAGATGCTTGACAACATAATGATCATATACGGACTGTCAGGACAGGATATCATCCGTCAGATACATTCAACCTTCTTCGAATTGAGTATAACCGATTCTGAAAAGGTCAGATTGATGGATAAGACCGGTGAAGTGGAATTCCGTATCATTGAAGGCAGTAATGAAAGGATACAACTGGAAGCTCTTCTGGCCTATCTTGTCATGATAGGTGGCAGTAAGAGATGA
- a CDS encoding SufD family Fe-S cluster assembly protein: MQNGEDVKKALNKAAAYGKDIDLNRFDEGTRDPKQIENIEDSNEFKEVMTRVGVTNNEDRSGTIVFIDNGMSHCSNKEQEGVEMLSTQAAFKKYDWVKDYMWKSMDPMKDKYTAKTYLEDSDGYFIRVKQNYHAKYPVQTCMLLNKNKSIQNLHNIIIMEEGSSLEIITGCSTTHHSDDALHVGVSEIYIHDNAKLQFSMIHSWGKETGVRPRTATIMGKNSSYTNNYILLNPVGSLQSYPVANLNGENATCAFNTICLAEKGSNVDTGGMAILNAKNTNAQLMSRSITKGGSMIARGKLIGNASGAKAHLECRSLILEDGGTTLAIPELEAHVADVEMTHEAAVGKIARDQIEYLMSRGLTEDDAIGMIVKGFLAGSIEGLPDSLKKEIDEAIAKANLGS, encoded by the coding sequence ATGCAGAATGGTGAAGATGTAAAAAAGGCATTGAACAAAGCCGCAGCCTACGGCAAGGACATCGACCTAAACAGATTTGATGAAGGTACTCGTGACCCCAAACAAATCGAAAACATTGAAGATTCCAATGAATTCAAGGAGGTCATGACCCGCGTCGGGGTCACCAACAATGAGGACCGCTCAGGTACCATCGTATTCATCGATAATGGAATGAGCCACTGTTCCAATAAAGAACAGGAAGGCGTCGAAATGCTGTCCACCCAGGCAGCATTCAAAAAATATGATTGGGTCAAGGACTACATGTGGAAATCGATGGATCCCATGAAGGACAAATACACGGCAAAGACCTACCTGGAGGACTCTGATGGATATTTCATCCGCGTCAAGCAGAACTATCACGCCAAGTATCCCGTTCAAACATGCATGCTTCTCAATAAGAACAAAAGCATCCAGAATCTCCACAATATCATCATAATGGAAGAGGGATCATCACTTGAGATAATCACTGGTTGTTCCACGACTCACCATTCCGACGATGCATTACATGTGGGTGTATCAGAGATATACATTCATGACAATGCCAAACTTCAGTTCTCCATGATACACAGCTGGGGAAAAGAGACAGGTGTCCGCCCCAGAACAGCTACAATTATGGGAAAGAACTCTTCCTACACTAACAACTACATACTTTTGAACCCGGTCGGTTCTTTGCAGAGTTACCCCGTTGCCAATCTCAACGGTGAGAATGCGACATGCGCATTCAACACCATATGCCTTGCAGAGAAGGGATCCAACGTTGATACCGGAGGAATGGCCATCCTTAACGCCAAGAATACAAATGCACAGCTGATGTCCAGAAGCATAACCAAAGGCGGATCTATGATTGCTCGCGGAAAACTCATCGGGAACGCATCAGGTGCAAAGGCACATCTGGAATGCAGGAGCCTTATCCTAGAGGACGGCGGAACCACACTTGCCATACCCGAACTGGAAGCCCATGTTGCAGATGTCGAGATGACACACGAAGCTGCCGTTGGAAAGATCGCAAGGGATCAGATAGAATACCTTATGTCCCGCGGATTGACGGAAGATGATGCTATCGGCATGATAGTCAAAGGATTCTTAGCCGGAAGCATTGAGGGTCTACCAGATTCATTGAAAAAGGAAATCGACGAGGCAATAGCGAAGGCTAATCTCGGATCTTAA
- a CDS encoding ATP-binding cassette domain-containing protein — protein sequence MTIPDGHTCVLFGPNGSGKSTLLSAIMGYGTTKITEGKIFFKGLDITDLPVDERAKLGIGMMMQRPPNVTGVKLGDLVRATAKNSDCENIINNADKFRMDKFMDRDINVGFSGGEIKRSELLQLTAQQPEFVLLDEPESGVDIESIGLIGKKVHELLYNSTLCGVERAKKNVSSLVITHTGQILDYIGADTAYIMRDGTISCQGRPMDILKDIREKGYGECIKCRMVKM from the coding sequence ATGACCATCCCTGATGGACATACCTGCGTCCTCTTCGGACCCAACGGTTCCGGCAAATCCACATTACTCTCTGCGATAATGGGATATGGTACTACAAAGATTACCGAAGGAAAGATCTTCTTTAAAGGCTTAGACATCACAGATTTGCCCGTTGACGAGCGCGCAAAACTCGGCATAGGGATGATGATGCAAAGACCCCCTAACGTCACTGGTGTGAAACTCGGTGACCTGGTGAGGGCAACCGCCAAAAACAGCGATTGTGAGAATATCATAAACAACGCTGATAAATTCAGAATGGACAAATTCATGGATCGTGATATAAACGTCGGTTTCTCCGGCGGAGAGATCAAAAGATCGGAACTTCTCCAACTGACTGCACAGCAACCTGAGTTCGTATTGCTCGATGAACCTGAATCGGGAGTGGACATAGAAAGCATAGGCTTGATAGGAAAGAAAGTCCACGAATTGTTGTATAATTCAACCTTATGCGGTGTAGAAAGAGCGAAAAAGAATGTCTCATCACTTGTGATCACTCATACAGGACAAATCTTGGATTATATCGGCGCCGATACAGCATACATCATGAGAGACGGTACAATATCCTGTCAAGGACGCCCAATGGACATTCTTAAGGACATTAGAGAAAAAGGTTACGGAGAGTGTATCAAATGCAGAATGGTGAAGATGTAA
- a CDS encoding AAA family ATPase has product MFDRASAVIKDSTKLSFEYVPETLVHREEQMKQLEMLFRPMVMEGCGCSAFLSGGVGTGKTATAKRFCEDMSKYCARTGKLMDYVFVNCRIRNTEYGVLLHLVRHFDPGFPERGFSAEEMLRSFRTHIENSARPIIVVFDEVDMLLKNNSKNLVYQMMRMNDELKRSSVSLMMISQVSIAELLDEASISTFKRANTVRFERYSLGELREIIDIRAKEALVANALGTDEVSLLAEIASQYGDARFAIELIERSASIAESEKIGRITADDIRTANAMIYSDVSENKLRDLDINRKLALLAISRAIKSESYVSITSAEKTYAVVCEEYEQVARKHTQFWTYIQDMEHCGLLSTEVKSEIEGGRVTYISIPNIPPKELAKKLEYLMEIPQSADEYEW; this is encoded by the coding sequence ATGTTTGATCGTGCCTCGGCTGTGATCAAAGACAGTACAAAACTGTCATTCGAATATGTGCCAGAGACCCTTGTCCATAGGGAAGAGCAAATGAAACAGTTGGAAATGCTTTTCCGCCCCATGGTAATGGAGGGCTGCGGTTGTTCAGCATTTCTTTCGGGAGGTGTTGGTACTGGAAAGACAGCAACAGCAAAACGTTTTTGCGAGGATATGTCCAAGTACTGTGCCAGAACAGGTAAACTTATGGACTATGTGTTTGTAAATTGTAGGATAAGGAATACAGAATATGGTGTCCTTTTACATTTGGTGAGGCATTTTGATCCTGGATTTCCAGAAAGAGGATTTTCTGCAGAAGAGATGCTCAGGTCATTCCGTACACACATAGAGAACAGTGCCAGACCAATAATTGTGGTATTCGATGAGGTTGATATGCTGTTGAAGAACAACAGTAAGAACCTGGTTTATCAGATGATGAGGATGAATGATGAGTTGAAAAGATCCTCCGTCTCATTGATGATGATATCCCAGGTATCGATAGCTGAGTTATTGGACGAGGCGTCCATATCCACGTTCAAACGTGCAAATACTGTCAGGTTCGAAAGATATTCTTTAGGTGAGCTGAGGGAGATCATAGATATTAGGGCAAAGGAAGCTCTGGTTGCAAACGCTCTCGGCACCGATGAGGTTTCTTTGCTCGCTGAGATAGCTTCTCAGTATGGTGATGCCAGGTTTGCGATCGAATTGATCGAGAGGTCCGCATCTATAGCAGAATCTGAAAAGATCGGTCGGATCACAGCAGATGATATACGTACCGCTAATGCAATGATATATAGCGATGTTTCTGAGAATAAATTAAGAGATCTTGATATCAATAGGAAACTGGCTCTTCTCGCGATATCTCGTGCTATAAAATCTGAATCCTATGTCAGCATTACTTCTGCAGAGAAGACCTATGCGGTTGTATGTGAAGAATACGAGCAAGTGGCAAGAAAACATACCCAATTCTGGACATATATACAAGATATGGAACATTGTGGATTGTTGTCCACTGAAGTAAAAAGCGAGATAGAGGGCGGCAGGGTCACATACATTTCAATCCCCAATATACCGCCAAAGGAGTTGGCCAAGAAATTGGAATATCTGATGGAGATTCCACAATCTGCCGACGAATATGAGTGGTAA
- a CDS encoding TIGR00269 family protein: MKCDMCGHDAVTFIRYNGSHLCSEHFQKYVEKRIKKEIRKQINVYPGDTIAVAVSGGKDSMVTLHMIDSIFRERGDINICAISIDEGIRGYRPPSLDIVKDFCAKRDIDWHVRSFSELGLEMDDVAPVSGENSPCTYCGVFRRKLMNDEARNVGARFLATGHNLDDMAQSIMMNFVRGDIERLARLGPHTKVQPGLVPRFHPLRMIPEKESLLYALVSGIPFWDGECPYWKEALRNQYRDIVDELETRSPGSKFSILSSYDQIRPMLSEEYTAAELHFCGCGEPTLGVRCKACELSELLIKRING; this comes from the coding sequence ATGAAGTGCGATATGTGCGGTCATGATGCTGTAACGTTCATTCGTTACAACGGTTCTCATCTTTGCTCAGAGCATTTTCAGAAGTATGTTGAAAAGAGGATAAAAAAAGAGATAAGGAAGCAGATCAACGTGTATCCTGGCGATACCATCGCAGTTGCTGTTTCCGGAGGAAAGGACAGCATGGTCACCCTTCACATGATAGACTCTATTTTCAGGGAAAGAGGGGATATAAACATATGTGCCATATCGATAGATGAAGGCATAAGAGGATACAGACCTCCAAGTTTGGATATTGTAAAGGATTTTTGTGCAAAGAGAGACATCGATTGGCATGTGCGCTCTTTTTCTGAATTAGGTCTTGAAATGGACGATGTTGCTCCAGTCTCCGGAGAGAACAGTCCGTGTACATACTGTGGTGTATTCAGGCGTAAACTGATGAACGATGAGGCAAGAAATGTCGGTGCCAGATTCCTTGCCACGGGTCATAATCTAGACGACATGGCGCAATCGATAATGATGAACTTCGTTCGTGGAGATATTGAGAGATTGGCAAGGTTGGGACCTCATACGAAGGTACAGCCTGGGCTTGTTCCAAGATTTCATCCGTTGAGAATGATACCCGAGAAGGAGTCCCTATTGTACGCCTTGGTATCCGGTATACCATTCTGGGATGGAGAATGTCCATATTGGAAAGAAGCTCTAAGAAATCAATATAGGGATATTGTAGACGAGTTGGAAACAAGGTCCCCTGGTTCAAAGTTCAGCATATTGTCTTCGTACGATCAGATCCGTCCCATGCTTTCTGAAGAATACACTGCAGCAGAGCTTCATTTTTGTGGATGTGGTGAGCCAACACTCGGTGTTAGATGTAAAGCATGTGAATTGTCAGAACTGTTGATAAAGAGAATCAACGGATGA